The following proteins come from a genomic window of Helicobacter canadensis MIT 98-5491:
- the ftsH gene encoding ATP-dependent zinc metalloprotease FtsH, with the protein MQRQDNNQNQPQDKKPNNFFNQNPLLMFVIFAIIAIVIFRFMSPNGEVSKLSGANTTKTINYYELKKLIENKQVDFVAIGQTNIKATANNENGKIVYNAQRVSPDNTLIPLLDEKGVEYTGYSESNWLSDMLFGWVLPIFIFFAIWMFLANRMQKNMGSGILGFGSSRKLVNSEKPNVKFDDMAGNAEAKDEVVEIVDFLKNPERYAALGAKIPKGVLLVGPPGTGKTLLAKAVAGEANVPFFSVSGSSFIEMFVGVGASRVRDLFENAKKEAPSIIFIDEIDAIGKSRANGMVGGGNDEREQTLNQLLAEMDGFNSDSSPVIVLAATNRPEVLDPALLRPGRFDRQVLVDKPDFEGRVEILKVHIKNIKLARNVDLFEVSKLTAGLAGADLANIVNEAALLAGRNDKKGVEQSDFLEAVERSIAGLEKKSRRISPKEKKIVAYHESGHALIAEITKGAKKVTKVSIIPRGLAALGYTLNTPEENKYLMQKHELLAEVDVLLGGRAAEAVFLGEISTGASNDLERATDIIKAMVSYYGMTDVAGLMVLEKQRNVFLNGGLGSTREYSEEMAQKMDSYIKTLLNERFEAVKESLETYKEAIENIVKELFEKENIDGEKVREIIAEYEKAHNLESRIVKEEKEEA; encoded by the coding sequence ATGCAAAGACAAGACAATAACCAAAATCAACCACAAGATAAAAAACCTAATAATTTTTTCAATCAGAATCCTCTTTTAATGTTTGTTATTTTTGCAATCATTGCGATTGTTATTTTTCGCTTTATGTCCCCAAATGGCGAAGTAAGCAAATTAAGCGGTGCAAACACAACCAAAACCATTAACTACTATGAATTAAAAAAACTCATTGAAAACAAACAAGTAGATTTTGTTGCTATTGGACAAACTAATATCAAAGCTACTGCAAACAATGAAAATGGAAAAATTGTCTATAATGCTCAAAGAGTAAGCCCAGATAACACACTAATTCCTTTGCTAGATGAAAAAGGTGTAGAATACACTGGCTATAGCGAAAGCAATTGGCTTAGTGATATGCTCTTTGGTTGGGTATTGCCTATCTTTATTTTCTTTGCAATTTGGATGTTTTTGGCTAATCGTATGCAAAAAAATATGGGAAGTGGAATATTGGGATTTGGAAGTTCAAGAAAACTTGTCAATTCAGAAAAGCCCAATGTTAAATTTGATGATATGGCAGGTAATGCAGAAGCTAAAGATGAGGTAGTAGAGATTGTAGATTTTCTAAAAAATCCCGAGCGTTACGCAGCATTAGGTGCTAAAATACCTAAAGGTGTATTATTAGTAGGACCTCCAGGGACGGGTAAAACACTCCTTGCAAAAGCTGTAGCAGGTGAAGCCAATGTCCCATTTTTTTCTGTTAGCGGAAGTAGCTTTATTGAAATGTTTGTAGGTGTTGGGGCAAGCAGAGTAAGAGATTTATTTGAAAATGCCAAAAAGGAAGCACCGAGTATTATTTTTATTGATGAAATTGATGCAATTGGTAAAAGTCGTGCCAATGGAATGGTGGGTGGCGGCAATGATGAACGCGAACAAACACTCAATCAACTTTTAGCCGAAATGGATGGTTTTAATTCTGATTCTTCTCCTGTTATCGTGCTTGCAGCAACTAACCGCCCAGAAGTTTTAGATCCTGCTCTCTTGCGTCCAGGTAGATTTGATAGACAAGTTTTGGTGGATAAACCTGACTTTGAAGGTAGAGTGGAAATTTTAAAAGTGCATATCAAAAATATCAAATTAGCTCGCAATGTTGATTTATTTGAAGTTTCAAAGCTAACAGCCGGACTTGCAGGTGCCGATTTAGCTAATATTGTTAATGAAGCCGCACTCCTTGCTGGAAGAAATGATAAAAAAGGAGTCGAACAAAGTGATTTTTTAGAGGCTGTTGAGAGAAGTATCGCGGGATTGGAGAAAAAATCTCGCAGAATCTCTCCAAAAGAGAAAAAAATTGTTGCTTACCACGAAAGTGGGCACGCACTTATAGCTGAAATCACTAAAGGAGCCAAAAAAGTAACCAAGGTTTCTATTATTCCACGCGGTTTAGCAGCACTTGGATACACACTCAATACACCCGAAGAAAACAAATATCTTATGCAAAAGCACGAATTGTTAGCCGAAGTTGATGTTTTGCTTGGTGGAAGAGCAGCTGAAGCAGTATTTTTAGGCGAAATTTCCACAGGGGCTAGCAATGACTTAGAAAGAGCCACCGACATTATTAAAGCTATGGTAAGCTACTATGGAATGACCGATGTTGCTGGACTTATGGTGCTAGAGAAACAACGCAATGTTTTCTTAAATGGTGGATTAGGTAGCACAAGGGAATATAGTGAAGAAATGGCACAAAAAATGGATTCTTATATCAAAACCCTTCTTAATGAGCGTTTTGAAGCTGTCAAAGAATCGCTAGAAACCTACAAAGAGGCGATTGAAAATATCGTCAAAGAACTCTTTGAAAAAGAAAATATTGATGGAGAGAAAGTGCGAGAAATCATTGCAGAATACGAAAAAGCTCACAATTTAGAAAGCAGAATCG
- the prmA gene encoding 50S ribosomal protein L11 methyltransferase produces MESYNCLNIKVDKFLWLFENKALEITKEAIEEIENGFIIRTYQDTNAIQKQLEAYSKELENLMQEKIHLEFESNILNNEDWIAKYRDSIQPIECGKYYIYPPWFSPKTDKINLIIEPALAFGSGHHGSTFGCLEALNNLSLANKTLLDVGCGSGILSIAAKKSGAEVWCCDTDEIAVNATKENAQKNNLNLDKVFLGSIDKITDKKDYFDVVIANILADIIVALPLDSYVKKGGILILSGILEKYTKKVLDKFKNLELLTQNNHQEWVTLTFKKI; encoded by the coding sequence ATGGAATCTTATAATTGCCTCAATATCAAAGTTGATAAATTTTTATGGCTTTTTGAAAATAAGGCACTAGAAATCACCAAGGAAGCGATTGAAGAAATTGAAAATGGTTTTATCATTCGAACCTATCAAGATACCAATGCAATTCAAAAGCAATTAGAGGCTTATAGCAAAGAACTTGAAAATCTTATGCAAGAAAAAATCCATCTAGAATTTGAATCAAATATTTTAAATAATGAAGATTGGATTGCCAAATACCGCGATTCCATACAACCCATTGAATGCGGAAAATATTATATTTATCCCCCTTGGTTTTCCCCCAAAACCGACAAAATTAATCTCATCATCGAGCCAGCATTAGCCTTTGGTAGTGGGCATCATGGTAGCACTTTTGGCTGTCTAGAAGCGCTCAATAATCTCTCTTTAGCAAACAAAACACTTTTGGATGTGGGTTGTGGAAGTGGGATTTTATCTATCGCCGCTAAAAAGAGTGGCGCAGAAGTTTGGTGTTGTGATACTGATGAAATAGCCGTTAATGCTACCAAAGAAAATGCCCAAAAAAATAATCTTAACTTAGATAAAGTTTTTTTAGGATCTATTGATAAAATAACTGACAAAAAAGATTATTTTGATGTGGTAATTGCTAATATTCTCGCAGATATTATTGTAGCATTACCCTTAGATTCTTATGTTAAGAAAGGTGGGATATTAATCTTATCAGGGATTTTAGAAAAATACACAAAAAAAGTTCTTGATAAGTTTAAAAACTTAGAATTACTTACCCAAAATAATCATCAAGAATGGGTAACTTTAACTTTTAAAAAAATATAA
- a CDS encoding chemotaxis response regulator CheY → MKMVVVDDSSTMRRIIKNTLARLGYNDILEGENGVEGWDQMNANPDVKVLITDWNMPEMNGLDLVKKVRADERFKDIPIIMVTTEGGKAEVITALKAGVNNYIVKPFTPQVLKEKLEVVLGVND, encoded by the coding sequence TTGAAGATGGTTGTTGTTGATGATAGTTCTACGATGAGGAGAATCATAAAAAACACACTTGCAAGATTAGGTTATAATGACATTTTAGAAGGAGAAAATGGCGTTGAAGGTTGGGATCAAATGAATGCCAATCCGGATGTAAAAGTCTTAATCACAGATTGGAATATGCCTGAAATGAATGGTTTAGACTTAGTTAAAAAAGTTCGTGCTGATGAAAGATTTAAAGATATTCCTATCATTATGGTTACCACAGAAGGAGGAAAGGCAGAAGTAATTACTGCTCTCAAGGCTGGCGTTAATAACTATATAGTCAAGCCATTTACCCCACAAGTCTTAAAAGAAAAATTAGAAGTTGTATTAGGTGTAAATGATTAA
- the hisA gene encoding 1-(5-phosphoribosyl)-5-[(5-phosphoribosylamino)methylideneamino]imidazole-4-carboxamide isomerase — protein sequence MQIIPAIDLKDGCAVRLIQGKMESAKIYYKNPLEVAKIFEEMGAEYLHIVDLDGAFCGKPQNKAVIENIAQNSTLKIEIGGGIRNEETIKEYLNLGANRIILGSIALKDPNFAKQMAQKYPIVIGIDAKDGKVATEGWDKVGRVLASEFAKEFQNSPIEAIICTDISNDGMLNGINIDFTKEIAQSSGKFTLASGGLSCLEDLEKLYLSKIDGVIVGKAFYEKKLDLKEAFKKFK from the coding sequence ATGCAAATTATTCCGGCAATTGACTTAAAAGATGGCTGTGCTGTAAGGCTCATACAAGGCAAAATGGAAAGTGCCAAAATTTATTATAAAAACCCTTTGGAAGTCGCAAAGATTTTTGAAGAAATGGGTGCAGAATATTTACACATTGTTGATTTAGATGGAGCCTTTTGTGGCAAACCACAAAACAAAGCAGTGATTGAAAATATCGCCCAAAATTCCACACTCAAAATTGAAATTGGAGGTGGAATCCGCAATGAAGAAACCATAAAAGAATATTTAAATCTTGGTGCAAATCGTATTATACTAGGCTCTATTGCCCTAAAAGATCCAAATTTTGCTAAACAAATGGCACAAAAATATCCTATTGTCATTGGAATTGATGCTAAAGATGGAAAAGTTGCCACAGAGGGCTGGGATAAAGTAGGAAGAGTCCTTGCAAGTGAATTTGCAAAAGAATTTCAAAATAGCCCTATAGAAGCAATCATTTGCACGGATATTAGCAATGATGGAATGCTCAATGGAATCAATATTGATTTTACCAAAGAAATTGCTCAAAGTAGCGGTAAATTTACTCTTGCAAGCGGTGGATTGTCGTGTTTAGAGGATTTAGAGAAACTCTATCTTTCTAAAATTGATGGAGTCATTGTAGGTAAAGCTTTCTATGAAAAAAAGCTTGACTTAAAAGAAGCCTTTAAAAAATTTAAATAA